A genome region from Gemmatimonadota bacterium includes the following:
- a CDS encoding ATP-grasp domain-containing protein: MPFVIFAAPILSDNAFRMVEAAAGLPDVQLAVITQDGEDRLLGLRGHVRHWQVADILDVEQLAWAAEGLARQFGPIHRLFGAFEQIQVQLAEVRARLGIEGMGVEAAHNFRDKARMKTLLRAAGLPCARHCLASTLDEAVAFAEANGFPVVVKPPAGAGAIATFRVDNMQSLIAALSRTPPTAEHPVLLEEFVQGEEHSFETMTVNGEHVWHSLTHYYPTPLTVLENPWIQWSLVLPREVDGTQYDDIRSAARRALDVLGMHTGISHMEWFRRRDGTIAISEVAARPPGAQITQLMSYAHDFDLVQEWARAMIFGEFHVPERKYAAGAAFLRGQGQGRIAAVHGVDEVNRALGPLIVAARTPQVGGQPSVSYEGDGWVIVRHPETAVVQRAVLTVISTIKVELG; encoded by the coding sequence ATGCCGTTCGTCATCTTCGCCGCCCCCATCTTGAGCGACAATGCGTTTCGCATGGTCGAGGCGGCGGCGGGGCTTCCCGATGTGCAGCTGGCGGTCATCACACAGGACGGCGAGGACCGACTGCTCGGGCTGCGCGGGCACGTGCGGCACTGGCAGGTGGCCGACATCCTGGATGTGGAGCAGCTCGCGTGGGCTGCCGAGGGGTTGGCGCGCCAGTTCGGGCCGATCCATCGCCTCTTCGGGGCGTTCGAGCAGATCCAGGTGCAGCTCGCGGAGGTGCGCGCGCGACTGGGGATCGAAGGCATGGGGGTGGAGGCGGCGCACAACTTCCGCGACAAGGCGCGCATGAAGACGCTGCTGCGCGCGGCCGGGCTTCCGTGCGCGCGGCACTGCCTGGCGTCGACGCTCGACGAGGCGGTGGCCTTTGCGGAGGCCAACGGGTTCCCGGTCGTGGTCAAGCCGCCGGCCGGAGCGGGGGCGATCGCGACCTTTCGGGTCGACAACATGCAGTCGCTGATTGCGGCGCTCTCGCGCACGCCGCCGACGGCCGAGCACCCGGTCCTGCTCGAGGAGTTCGTGCAGGGCGAGGAGCACTCGTTCGAAACGATGACGGTGAATGGCGAGCACGTCTGGCATTCGCTCACGCACTACTACCCGACCCCGCTCACCGTCCTCGAGAATCCCTGGATCCAGTGGTCGCTGGTGCTGCCGCGCGAGGTGGATGGTACGCAGTACGACGACATCCGCTCCGCGGCGCGGCGCGCCCTCGACGTGCTGGGGATGCACACCGGGATCTCGCACATGGAGTGGTTCCGGCGGAGGGATGGCACCATCGCGATCAGTGAGGTGGCGGCGCGTCCGCCAGGCGCACAGATCACGCAGCTCATGTCATACGCGCACGACTTCGACCTCGTGCAGGAGTGGGCGCGGGCGATGATCTTCGGCGAGTTCCATGTGCCCGAGCGCAAGTACGCGGCGGGGGCGGCGTTCCTGCGGGGGCAGGGGCAAGGTCGCATTGCGGCGGTGCATGGCGTCGACGAGGTCAACCGTGCGCTCGGCCCCCTCATCGTTGCGGCCAGGACGCCGCAGGTGGGAGGGCAGCCGTCGGTGAGCTACGAGGGGGACGGGTGGGTCATTGTCCGACACCCCGAGACCGCCGTGGTACAACGGGCCGTGCTGACGGTGATCAGCACGATCAAGGTGGAGCTCGGATAG
- a CDS encoding ATP-grasp domain-containing protein, translated as MNVIMLAPGYPGEMPYFCRALSVHGAKVYGLSDVPYDALPPLTKEHLSGYLQVPNFTDEEAIVRQVVQSVGSHSIDRVVCMWEPGVLLAAKLREALGVAGQGVEQATIFRNKDLMKQVITKAGLRTARHASARSIAEVKAAAEQIGFPIIVKPIAGAGSMDTFRAGSMAELEAELAKVTTYDEVNVEEFIEGDEYTYDTICIKGEVQYENVCFYRPNPLVARSTEWISPQTLALRDMTPTPVASGVALGHEVLKAMGFQTGFTHMEFFWTPKGEAVFGEIAARPAGAHTVDLMNYVGDIDLYMGYAEAELNGTFSQSTVRKYNVCNIFKRAEGQGRINRIEGLQHLLQRYGEHIVHMDLLPVGAERRNWILTLVSDGYVVVRHPELQACMDISDAVGTDLRLFAS; from the coding sequence ATGAATGTGATCATGCTGGCCCCGGGCTACCCGGGCGAGATGCCCTACTTCTGCCGGGCGCTGTCGGTGCATGGCGCGAAGGTCTACGGGCTGAGCGACGTGCCGTACGATGCGCTTCCCCCGCTGACCAAGGAGCACCTGTCGGGGTACCTGCAGGTCCCCAACTTCACCGATGAAGAGGCGATCGTTCGGCAGGTGGTGCAGTCGGTGGGGTCGCACTCGATCGATCGCGTGGTCTGCATGTGGGAGCCCGGCGTGCTGCTGGCGGCCAAGTTGCGCGAGGCGTTAGGCGTCGCCGGGCAGGGGGTCGAGCAGGCGACGATCTTCCGCAACAAGGACCTGATGAAGCAGGTCATCACGAAGGCTGGCCTTCGCACCGCGCGCCACGCCTCGGCGCGATCCATCGCCGAGGTGAAGGCGGCAGCGGAGCAGATCGGCTTTCCGATCATCGTGAAGCCGATCGCGGGCGCCGGGTCGATGGATACGTTCCGCGCCGGCTCCATGGCCGAGCTCGAGGCGGAGCTGGCGAAGGTGACGACCTACGACGAGGTCAACGTCGAGGAGTTCATCGAGGGCGACGAGTACACGTACGACACGATCTGCATCAAGGGCGAGGTGCAGTACGAAAACGTCTGCTTCTATCGCCCCAATCCGCTCGTCGCGCGCAGCACCGAGTGGATCTCGCCGCAGACGCTGGCGCTGCGTGACATGACACCGACACCGGTCGCCTCGGGGGTCGCGTTAGGCCACGAGGTGCTCAAGGCGATGGGGTTCCAGACCGGCTTCACGCACATGGAGTTCTTCTGGACGCCCAAGGGCGAGGCGGTGTTCGGTGAGATCGCGGCGCGGCCGGCCGGTGCGCACACGGTCGACCTCATGAACTACGTGGGAGACATCGACCTCTACATGGGCTACGCCGAAGCGGAGCTCAACGGCACGTTCTCGCAGTCGACAGTTCGCAAGTACAACGTCTGCAACATCTTCAAGCGGGCCGAGGGGCAGGGGCGCATCAACCGCATCGAAGGATTGCAGCACCTCCTGCAGCGCTACGGCGAGCACATCGTGCACATGGACCTGCTCCCGGTGGGGGCGGAGCGACGCAACTGGATCCTCACGCTCGTCAGCGATGGCTACGTGGTCGTGCGGCACCCGGAGTTGCAGGCGTGCATGGACATCTCGGATGCGGTGGGGACGGACCTGCGGCTGTTCGCGTCCTGA
- a CDS encoding ABC transporter permease, producing MHRDARPAAWRRYLRFLGPDLEGDIDDELSFHLAERIEALRSEGRSEPAARAQALAEFGDVRDVRATLRTIDRRIEQRRSRAEWLASMVARIRHSLRVLVRQPSFTIPAVVTLSLGLAAAVAIYTLLDTIVLTPLPFPNAERLVALSSPMPKLNDTWGIARHQLFYYKQNARSIEEMGLYRASEATLTGDGTSTFAERVPIATVTSGIFDVLGIIPALGRLLTPEDNRNRDAAVVVLGHDLWMRRFGGDRMIVGRTIDLEGFPHQVVGVAPVNAQLPDRRVDLWLPDWADPAAAAQNNHVRQAVARLRPGVSAATAEADLAPLVLRMEEVFPAAYPNHWIRNSGFRTAVVPLRDDVVGATIARALWILLAGVGLVLVVALANVSNLFLVRADGRRREVLVRSALGARRGDLLVLHLTDALVVALLAAIIAFALVRSALGVLAWFAPEGLPRLAEVHAGWATGLQLLALSLAIGLLLGLVTAGSARGDHAALRDASRGLTLSRRQVAVRGTLVVAQVALAVVLMAGAGLMVRSFQKLRGISPGFAPDGVATMDLALPAARFDAATRVATFYEQVSEQLRAIPGVTHVSMVEQLPLTGRSGCTGVVTNQPGAMGRAEQCVTTLQVAPGYFEALQIPVRGSAPTWDQVHQATGGAVVTRALAEVLWPGEDPIGRTIRCCSVGEGWFHVGGVVDDLYDAGLDAPKMQAVFFPLVPPPGADLQWLARGVSLVVRAPSMTPAQLFPLVQREVARLDPQVPVTNPRGLDEVVARSMARRTFTLTLLAVAATIALLLSAIGLYAVVSYVVSHRIGEIGIRMALGARSSQVARLVVQQALTLTSLGLVLGVGGALATTRVLGALLYEVQPGDPLVLSAVAVLLIAIALAASLAPTWRAAHVDPSTALRGE from the coding sequence ATGCATCGCGACGCTCGTCCCGCCGCCTGGCGACGATACCTCCGCTTCCTGGGCCCCGACCTCGAGGGTGACATCGACGACGAGCTGTCCTTTCACCTCGCCGAGCGCATCGAGGCACTGCGCAGTGAGGGACGGTCCGAGCCCGCGGCGCGTGCGCAGGCGCTGGCCGAGTTTGGCGACGTGCGTGACGTGCGCGCCACGCTGCGCACGATCGATCGTCGCATCGAGCAGCGGCGCTCGCGCGCCGAGTGGCTGGCCTCGATGGTGGCACGGATACGCCATAGCCTGCGCGTGCTCGTACGGCAGCCGTCGTTCACGATCCCCGCGGTCGTCACGCTGTCGCTGGGACTGGCGGCCGCGGTGGCGATCTACACGCTGCTCGACACGATCGTCCTGACGCCCCTCCCCTTTCCCAACGCCGAGCGGCTGGTGGCACTCTCGTCGCCGATGCCCAAGCTCAACGACACCTGGGGGATCGCTCGGCACCAGCTGTTCTACTACAAGCAGAACGCCCGCTCGATCGAGGAGATGGGGTTGTATCGCGCGAGCGAAGCGACGCTCACCGGCGATGGAACCTCGACCTTTGCCGAACGCGTCCCGATCGCCACCGTGACATCGGGGATCTTTGACGTGTTGGGGATTATCCCGGCGCTCGGCCGCTTGCTCACGCCGGAAGACAACCGCAACCGGGACGCCGCGGTGGTCGTGCTCGGACATGACTTGTGGATGCGCCGCTTTGGCGGCGACCGCATGATCGTGGGAAGGACGATCGACCTGGAAGGGTTCCCGCATCAGGTGGTCGGCGTTGCACCTGTGAACGCGCAGTTGCCCGACCGGCGCGTGGACCTTTGGCTGCCCGACTGGGCCGATCCGGCGGCGGCGGCGCAGAACAACCACGTGCGCCAGGCGGTCGCGCGCCTTCGCCCAGGCGTGAGTGCGGCGACCGCCGAGGCCGACCTGGCGCCACTGGTGTTGCGCATGGAGGAGGTCTTTCCGGCCGCCTATCCAAACCACTGGATCCGCAACTCGGGCTTTCGCACGGCGGTGGTCCCGCTCCGAGATGACGTCGTGGGAGCGACGATCGCGCGGGCGCTCTGGATCCTGCTGGCAGGGGTGGGCCTCGTGCTCGTGGTCGCGCTGGCCAACGTGTCCAACCTCTTCCTGGTGCGCGCCGACGGGCGACGGCGCGAGGTCCTGGTGCGATCGGCGTTAGGTGCCCGGCGCGGCGACCTGCTCGTCTTGCACCTCACGGACGCCCTGGTGGTGGCCCTGTTGGCGGCGATCATTGCCTTCGCGCTGGTGCGCAGCGCCTTGGGCGTCCTGGCCTGGTTCGCCCCCGAGGGGCTCCCGCGCTTGGCGGAGGTGCACGCGGGGTGGGCGACCGGGCTCCAGTTGCTGGCGCTGTCGCTGGCCATCGGCCTCTTGCTGGGTCTCGTGACGGCTGGGAGCGCGCGGGGGGATCATGCGGCACTGCGCGATGCATCGCGCGGCCTCACGCTCTCGCGCCGTCAGGTGGCGGTGCGAGGGACGCTCGTGGTGGCGCAGGTGGCGCTCGCCGTCGTGCTCATGGCGGGCGCCGGACTGATGGTGCGTTCGTTCCAGAAGCTGCGCGGGATCTCACCGGGGTTTGCGCCAGACGGTGTGGCGACGATGGATCTTGCCCTGCCGGCGGCGCGCTTCGATGCCGCCACGCGCGTTGCCACCTTCTACGAACAGGTGAGCGAGCAGCTGCGCGCGATTCCCGGCGTGACACATGTCTCAATGGTGGAGCAGTTACCGCTCACGGGGCGCTCGGGCTGCACCGGGGTGGTCACCAACCAGCCCGGGGCCATGGGACGCGCCGAACAGTGCGTGACGACGCTGCAGGTTGCGCCCGGCTACTTCGAGGCGTTGCAGATCCCGGTGCGCGGGAGCGCACCGACGTGGGACCAGGTGCACCAAGCGACAGGTGGTGCGGTGGTGACGCGCGCGTTGGCAGAGGTGCTGTGGCCGGGCGAGGACCCCATCGGCCGCACGATTCGCTGTTGTTCGGTGGGAGAGGGATGGTTCCACGTTGGTGGCGTTGTGGACGACCTGTATGACGCCGGCCTCGACGCCCCGAAGATGCAGGCCGTCTTCTTTCCCCTCGTCCCGCCGCCCGGGGCCGACCTGCAGTGGTTGGCGCGCGGCGTGAGTCTCGTCGTCCGCGCGCCGTCGATGACGCCGGCGCAACTCTTCCCGCTGGTGCAGCGTGAGGTGGCGCGGCTGGATCCGCAGGTGCCGGTGACCAACCCTCGCGGGTTGGACGAGGTGGTGGCCCGTTCGATGGCTCGGCGCACCTTCACCCTGACCCTGCTCGCGGTCGCCGCGACCATCGCCCTGCTCCTGAGCGCGATTGGCCTGTATGCGGTGGTGTCGTACGTCGTGAGCCATCGAATCGGCGAAATCGGGATCCGGATGGCGCTGGGGGCGCGGTCGTCGCAGGTGGCGCGGCTGGTGGTGCAGCAGGCGTTGACGCTCACATCGTTAGGTCTGGTGCTCGGCGTCGGTGGCGCGCTGGCCACGACACGCGTGCTGGGGGCGCTGTTGTACGAGGTGCAACCGGGCGATCCGCTGGTGCTGAGCGCGGTGGCGGTCCTCCTGATTGCGATTGCCCTCGCCGCGAGCCTGGCCCCCACGTGGCGGGCGGCGCACGTGGATCCGTCGACGGCGTTGAGGGGGGAGTAA
- a CDS encoding PadR family transcriptional regulator, producing MAQPELDLLQGTLDVLVLRALSWGPMHGYAVARFIRDGSDGSFRILDGALYTSLHRMEERGWVDASWGNSDKGKRAKFYQLTTAGRKALRAEAASWDRYVIAVAKVMSATPAPA from the coding sequence ATGGCGCAACCCGAACTCGACCTGCTGCAGGGGACGCTCGATGTCCTCGTCCTGCGCGCGCTCTCGTGGGGGCCGATGCACGGCTACGCGGTGGCGCGCTTCATTCGCGACGGCTCCGACGGGAGCTTCCGTATCCTCGATGGTGCCCTCTATACGTCGCTGCACCGCATGGAGGAACGCGGGTGGGTGGACGCATCGTGGGGCAACTCCGACAAGGGGAAGCGCGCCAAGTTCTACCAGCTCACGACCGCCGGCCGAAAGGCGTTGCGCGCCGAGGCGGCGTCGTGGGATCGGTACGTCATCGCGGTCGCCAAGGTCATGAGCGCCACGCCGGCTCCCGCCTAA
- a CDS encoding PAS domain S-box protein — protein sequence MPSQETPASGRGLIPWSTSPAAAITYRLALVATVTAAVFEAFLLGQPGMVTGDHVIIGALIAGMLIATVLARFGKTYFASGTVIGTLWLCAMFAIGVHGIRAAALPSLVMATVLMALWGGAALAVALLGLTCLLLLATGGAFGPILPPPAPTDPTVDTIVVLGQFVFLAVLIAFLSRALRDVRDQFRVREQRLVSATQALAVSRTALEETESRYAELVRALPDLVMVLDEHGRFLEVNDASRDLFGFPAATFTGRKLGDMGILAPQDLGTSYAMLSRALEGETIPAFTVSTRQVDGATRWVEVTGRRLVRATGERRVLVILRDVSERVRSQQELVRRAALWRRASRIAQLGAWEIDLDTGVVTWDDEVRRLHDVPPSFVPDVGSAIRFYAPEARPAIQHAFDTLVAAGTSFSLELPLVTATGRRLFVRAQGEAEERDGKVVKVFGIFHDITALHDATERLRETAKLEGLGRLAGGVAHDFNNLLTAILGYAEEVQGMLAPGTPALDDVIEIRRAGERARELTMQLLAFARRQVVVPRIFDVAAQLRAVQRFLERVVGEDVALRVDAPEGTGAVCMDPVQFEQLLLNLAVNARDAMPGGGALTIRTSHVTLTGDEAAACGLESADCVQVEVEDTGSGMTTEVLQRVFEPFFTTKELGYGTGLGLATVYGLVRQAGGHIAVRSTLGEGTTFTVRLPRVADAAPTPVASNRGEAIGGPETILLVEDDDGVRTFSERVLRQSGYNVRVARSGVEAETLASSMDAAPDLLFSDVIMPGMSGPQLAEQLQRRWPALRTLFASGYTEDRLDTSRLDGATTFLAKPYGRQQLLDTVRSVLDAAKGAAP from the coding sequence ATGCCATCCCAGGAGACACCAGCGTCTGGCCGCGGACTCATCCCGTGGTCGACGTCGCCCGCGGCCGCCATCACCTATCGTCTGGCGCTGGTGGCGACGGTCACCGCCGCCGTGTTCGAGGCCTTCCTGCTCGGGCAGCCGGGGATGGTCACCGGCGATCACGTCATCATCGGGGCGCTGATCGCGGGGATGCTGATCGCGACCGTCCTGGCGCGGTTCGGCAAGACGTACTTCGCCAGCGGGACGGTGATCGGGACGCTCTGGCTCTGCGCCATGTTTGCGATCGGGGTGCACGGCATCCGCGCCGCGGCGCTCCCATCGCTCGTGATGGCGACCGTGCTCATGGCGTTGTGGGGTGGGGCCGCCCTCGCGGTCGCGCTGCTGGGGCTCACCTGCCTGCTGCTGCTCGCCACCGGCGGGGCGTTCGGACCGATCCTCCCCCCGCCCGCCCCCACCGACCCCACCGTCGATACGATTGTCGTCCTCGGACAGTTTGTCTTCCTTGCCGTCCTGATCGCCTTCCTCTCGCGCGCCCTGCGCGACGTGCGCGACCAGTTTCGCGTGCGCGAACAACGCCTCGTCTCGGCCACGCAGGCACTGGCGGTGTCGCGCACGGCGCTCGAGGAAACCGAAAGTCGCTACGCCGAGCTGGTGCGCGCCCTCCCCGACCTCGTGATGGTGCTCGACGAGCACGGCCGCTTTCTCGAGGTCAATGATGCCTCGCGTGACCTCTTCGGCTTCCCGGCCGCGACGTTCACCGGGCGAAAGCTGGGCGACATGGGGATCCTCGCCCCGCAGGATCTCGGCACCTCGTACGCAATGTTGTCGCGCGCCCTCGAGGGCGAAACGATCCCGGCCTTCACGGTGTCGACGCGGCAGGTCGACGGCGCGACGCGCTGGGTGGAGGTCACGGGGCGTCGATTGGTGCGCGCCACGGGCGAGCGTCGGGTCCTCGTGATCCTTCGCGACGTGAGCGAGCGGGTGCGAAGCCAGCAGGAACTCGTGCGCCGCGCCGCCCTCTGGCGCCGCGCGAGCCGCATTGCCCAGTTAGGGGCGTGGGAGATCGACCTCGACACCGGAGTCGTCACGTGGGACGACGAAGTGCGGCGCCTGCACGACGTCCCCCCCTCCTTCGTCCCCGACGTCGGCTCGGCCATCCGATTCTACGCCCCCGAAGCACGTCCCGCGATCCAGCACGCCTTCGACACGCTCGTCGCCGCCGGGACCAGCTTCTCCCTCGAACTCCCCCTCGTGACGGCGACCGGGCGCCGCCTCTTCGTGCGGGCCCAGGGCGAAGCGGAGGAACGCGACGGGAAGGTCGTGAAGGTCTTCGGCATCTTCCACGACATCACCGCCCTGCACGATGCCACCGAGCGACTGCGCGAAACCGCCAAGCTCGAGGGGCTCGGACGGCTGGCGGGGGGCGTCGCGCACGACTTCAACAACCTGCTCACCGCCATCCTCGGCTACGCCGAGGAGGTGCAAGGGATGCTCGCCCCGGGGACGCCAGCCCTCGACGACGTCATCGAGATCCGCCGCGCCGGCGAGCGCGCGCGCGAGCTCACCATGCAGCTCCTGGCCTTCGCCCGCCGGCAGGTGGTCGTCCCGCGCATCTTCGACGTGGCCGCACAGCTGCGGGCCGTGCAGCGATTCCTCGAGCGCGTGGTGGGAGAAGATGTCGCACTCCGCGTCGACGCCCCGGAGGGAACGGGCGCGGTGTGCATGGACCCCGTGCAGTTTGAACAGCTCCTGCTCAACCTCGCCGTCAACGCCCGCGACGCCATGCCCGGAGGTGGTGCACTCACCATCCGGACTTCACACGTCACGCTCACCGGTGACGAAGCCGCCGCCTGCGGCCTCGAGTCTGCCGACTGCGTGCAGGTCGAGGTCGAGGACACCGGTTCAGGGATGACCACCGAAGTCTTGCAGCGCGTCTTCGAGCCGTTCTTCACGACCAAGGAACTGGGCTACGGAACCGGCCTGGGCTTGGCGACCGTGTACGGGTTGGTGCGACAAGCGGGTGGGCATATCGCGGTGCGCAGCACCCTGGGTGAGGGGACCACCTTCACCGTTCGCCTCCCTCGTGTCGCCGACGCGGCCCCCACGCCGGTCGCCTCGAACCGTGGCGAGGCCATCGGCGGCCCTGAGACTATCCTGCTCGTCGAAGACGACGATGGCGTGCGCACTTTCTCCGAACGCGTCCTGCGACAGTCGGGCTATAATGTGCGCGTCGCGCGCTCCGGCGTGGAGGCGGAGACGCTCGCATCGTCGATGGATGCCGCCCCCGACCTCCTCTTCAGCGACGTGATCATGCCCGGCATGAGCGGCCCGCAGCTCGCCGAACAGCTTCAGCGGCGATGGCCTGCCTTGCGGACCCTCTTCGCCTCCGGCTACACCGAGGATCGCCTCGACACCTCCCGGCTCGACGGCGCGACCACATTCCTGGCCAAGCCCTACGGGCGCCAGCAACTCCTCGACACCGTCCGCAGCGTGCTCGATGCAGCGAAAGGAGCGGCTCCCTAG